TTCGCCGTGCTGCGCTCGCTGCGTGCCGTGCGCCCCGACGTGTGTGTGCTCTTCCTGACCGCACGGGACGCGGTCGAGGACCGCATCGCGGGCATCACGGCGGGCGGCGACGACTACGTGACCAAGCCCTTCAGCCTGGAGGAGGTCGTCGCCCGCCTGCGCGGACTGCTGCGCCGGGCCGGCATGGCCCGACAGCTGGCGGAGGGGCCGCGGCTGACCGTCGGCGACCTGGTCATGGACGAGGAGGCTCGAGAGGTCACCCGCGGCGGCGAGCTCGTCGAGCTGTCCCCGACGGAGTTCGAACTGCTGCGCTTCCTCATGCGCAACCCGCGACGCGTCCTCAGCAAGGCACAGATCCTCGACCGGGTGTGGTCCTACGACTTCGGCGGGCAGGCCCATGTCGTCGAGCTGTACATCTCCTACCTGCGCAGGAAGGTGGACGCGGGCCGCCCGCCCATGATCCACACGGTGCGGGGCGCCGGATACGTGCTCAAGCCGGTGGCCCGGTGAGGAGGGGGGCACGACAGCGCCCCGCACGCGGTCCGCTCCGGCGCGGGGCGAGGCGGTGGCCGGCCCGGCTGCCCCGGCCGCACACGTTGCGGGCGCGGCTCACCACCGGCCTCGTCGTGCTGCTCGCGGTCAGCTGCGCGGCCGTCGGGGTGGCGGCGGTGGTGGAGCTGAACGGCTTTCTGACCGGCCGCCTCGACCAGCAGCTGCGCGACGCGGGCGAACGGTTCCCGGCGAGCCTGGAGCACGGCGGGACGCTGCCCTCCGATCACGACGGCGACGGTGACGGCGACAAGGACGGTGACGGGGATGGCGACACCCGCCGGCAGACCGTCGGCACCTTCGGAGCCCGGCTCGTCGGCGACACGGTCACGAACGCCGCGGTGGTGGGCTCCGGCGCGGGCACGGGCGCGGGCGCGGGCGCGGGCGCGCTGGACGTTGCGCTCGACGCCGCGGACAGGAGAACGCTCGCCTCGGTGCCGACGGACGGCAGAGGGCACACGATCGATCTCTCCGCGCTGGACGACTACCGCGTGATGGCGGTCCAGGGCAGAGACGGCGATGTTTTGATCACCGGGCTGCCCACGGAATCCGTCGAGGCCACCGTCCACCGGCTGGAACTGGTCGCCGCAGTCGTCTTCGGCGCCGCGCTGGTCGTGGCCGGCTTCGCGGGAGCGCTCTGGGTGCGCTGGTCGCTGCGACCGCTCAGCAGGGTGGCCGCGACCGCCACGAAGGTCAGTCGGCTACCGCTCTCCAGCGGCGAGGTGGGTCTCTGGCCGCGCGCGCCCGAGGCCGACCCGCGCAGCGAGGTCGGACGGGTCGCCGACGCCTTCAACACGATGCTCGGCCACGTCGAGGACGCGCTGACCAAACGGCACGCGAGCGAAGAGCGGCTGCGCAGTTTCGCCGCCGACGCCAGCCACGAGCTGCGCACGCCGGTGGCGTCGATCCGCGGCCACGCGGAACTGGCACTGCTCCACCCCGGTCCGGTGCCACAGAAGGTGGCGCGGGCCCTGGAACGCATCGAGGCGGAAGCGGCCCGCATGGGCGAGATGGTCGACGACCTGCTGCTGCTCGCCCGCCTCGACGCGGGCCGTCCCCTGGAGCGCCTTCCCGTCGACCTGACCCGTCTGGTCCTGGACGCGGTGACGGACGCGCAGGCCGCGGGCCCCGGACACCGCTGGACGCTGGAGCTTTCCGAGGAGCCGGTGACGGTGACGGGTGACGCCCACCGGCTCCATCAGGTGCTGGCCAACCTGCTGGCCAACGCCCGCCTCCACACACCCGTCGGCAGCACGATCACCATCTCGCTGGAGACCGACGACGGCATGGCGGTGCTCAAGGTCCACGACGACGGCCCCGGCGTCGCCGCGGACGTCCAGCCCAGGGTCTTCGAACGCTTCACACACGGGGACCGCCGCCGCACGGAGGGCGTGGAGAGCGGCACGGGCACCGGCCTCGGCCTGTCGATCGTGGCGGCGGTGGCAGAGGCCCACGGTGGCGGCGTCGCCCTCGAAAGCGCTCCCGGCTCGACCACCTTCACGGTACGGGTCCCCGCCGCCAAGGGGTGATCGGCCACTGGTGTCCTCCGGGTCGTAGAGGCCGCTCCAGGCGGCCTCGCGGCCGTTGATCAGGTCGCTGAGTCGGCGGAGTCGTCACGTCACTCGAATGCGTTACCGTGCGCCGTCGCCACCTCGGGCGGAATGAGGAACTCGAACTCGGGGCGGTCCCATGCCACGGCCGGCGGGTTCGCGGAGGCGGTCCCGGTACGTACCGCACCCTCGCTGCGGTAGAAGCCCTCGGCGGGAGGATGCGACACCACCAGGACGCGGTCGAGCTCGGCGGCGCGGGCCTCGGACTTCATGTGTGCCACGAGCAGCCGTCCGATGCCACGTCCCTGTGCTCCGTCGGCCACGAACAGCAGGTCGAGCTCCGGTGGGGCGAGGACGAGCGAGTAGAACCCGAGGACAGGGCTGTGGTGCTCGTCGGCGGCGACGGCCACGAAGACGCGGTGGGTCTCGATGTAGTCGGGTCCCACCCGGTAGTCCGCGACCATGGGCGCGTACGGACCTTCGTAGGCGCGTGAGCCGCGCACGAGCCGCGTGAGCCGTTTGGCGTCCCGCGCCACGGCCCGGCGTATCGTGATCGGCCCACCCCTGGGCGTAATGCCTGAGTTCATCAGGAGAGTATTACGCATCGGGAAGCGACTTCTTGCGACGAGCGGTTGAGGGAGATCGGCCGCGGGAACGGCGCGTGAGCATTTCGAGCGTACGGCAGCTGCTGAGCATCGGGATCGGGAGGGGGCGGAAGAGGTGGAGGCAAGCCTTCACCAGGTGCTTCAAGGCGCCCCAGTACTGCTTCGGCGCCTGCTCGTTGCCCTCGTCCAGCAGTCTCTGCATGATTCTGGTCAGGCTCGCCCACGACCGGAGAGCGGCGGTGATGCGACCCGCTCGCTGCTGCGCGGCTCCGAGGGCGAGGAGAATTCTGATTTCCTGGTCGAGCCCGTCGTTCTCCGGCAGGTTGGCCAGGACCCAGGTGTACAGGGCCATGGCCTTGTCGGCTCGTGGTGTGTCCCGGACGGGTAGACCCAGGTCGCTCAGTGCTCTCCTCTCGCACCATGTGTCCTCCAGCTCGTGGTAGATGCCGACCGCTCTGACGTGGGCTTCCGTCGCCTCCAGTCGGCGCCGCCCGCATTTCAGCGTGGTGGCGAGGCGTTTCAGTGCCTCGGCCTCCTTGTGCCGGTCACCGCGGGCCCGGAACAGCGCGACCTCTCGCTCGTGCACCTCGGCGGCCTCGGTGAGGCGGCCGGCCGCACGCAGTGCGATACCGAGGTCGTCCAGCACCGTGATCAACAGGCTTTCCTCGTCGCGCTCCTCGTGGATGGCCGCCGCCCCGCGGTGGGCCGTGACGGCCTCGTCGTACCGGCCGAGCTGCTGGAGTCTGTTGCCCAGGGCGTTCAGCGCCACGGCCTCCAGAGCGCGGTCGCACACCTTGTGGCAGATGTTCACGAGCCTCTCGTAGTTGTCCACCGTCTCCTCCAGGCTCATGTCGCTCACCGCCCACAGGTGCTGCATGGCGATGGCCTGATGGTGCTCGTCGCCGCGCTCCTGGTAGAGGACGAGAGCGCGGCGGTACGTGTCGACGGCTTCGGTGGACTGTTTCATCGCGAACAACGTGTCTCCGAGGCGCATGAGTTGGAGGCCCTCGTGATGCCAGTCGCCCATCTCGGAGAAGTGCCGGACGGTCTCGGTGAGCACGTCGGCGGCCTCCCTGTACCGGTGCGTGTCATGAAGTGTGTCGGCCAGGCCCATGAGCGCCTTGCCGATGCAGCCCTGGTCGCCGAGTTCCTGGCTGAGGGCCAGGCTCTCGGCATGGGCCTCGGCGGCTTCCTCGAACCTCTGGGCCCGCCGGAGCGAGGAGCCGAGGTTGGTCAGTGCCGAGACCTGGCGTTGCCGGTCGCCGCGTGCCCGGCTGATGTCCAGACTCCTGGTGGCGGCCTCCACCGCCTCCGGCAGCCGTCCAGAGTTGGGGAGGGCTTCGCTCAGGTAGTACAGGGCGGTGGCCTCACAGCAGGGATGGCCGATCTCGCGGGCGCAGTCGACGGCCAGCTGCGCGGCGGTCACGGCGTCGGCGGCGTAACTGCCCCGGCCCAGCAGGAACAGACGCATCTTCTCCTGGAGGTCCAGTACCGCACGCGGGTGTCCGGTGGCCGCGGCCCGGACGATGAGCGCCACCAGGTTGGCCCGTTCTTCCTCCAGCCATTGCACGGCGTGTGCACGGTCCCGGAAGCCACTCGGCAACGGTCCGTCGTCATAGGTGTGCAGATGTGCGTTCGCCGCGTGCGCGAGATCCTGACAGTGCTTCAACAGGCGCGTGAAGGCGGCGGTCCGCCACTTGGCGCTGTCACTTTCGACCAGCGTGGCCGCGTAGACGCGGAGGAGGTCGTGCATCCGCCAGCGTTCCGAGCCCACGGGCTGCTCCGCCAGCAGTCCGGCCCGGGCGAGCGCGGCAAGGGCGTCCCGGGTCCGGGCCGCCGACCGTCCCCAGAGTGCCGCCGCCGCGCCCGTGCTGATGTCCGGGCCGGGATTGAGCGCGAGTTGCCGGAACACCTGGCGGTGGTGCGGAAGCAACCGTCGGTACGAGAGGCGGAACGCCGCCTGGACTGCCGTCGTATGCCCGCCGTCTTCGTAGCACAGCACGTCGAGGCGGGTGTGGGCGTCGGCCAGGTCGGCGGCGAGCGCGGCGATCGGCCGTCCCGCGTCGGTGGTGAGCAGGGAAGCGGCGATCTGAAGGGCGAGCGGATGGTGGCCGCAGTGTCCGGCGAGATCGGCGAGCGCGTCGGCCTCCCGCTGCGGGCGTGGATCGTCGGGCCGGGCATACCTCAGCGCCTCGGCGATCAGATCGGCGGCACCGCGTGGCGTCAGTTCGTCCAAGCCGATCAGCCGAGCCCGCAGAGAGGGGCCGGTGAGAAGGTGACGGGAGGTCACCAGCAGTCGGTGCTCCGAGCGGGCGGGGACGAGGCGTTCGATCTGTGCGGCGCTGGACGCGTCGTCGGCGATCAGCAGCACCGCCCTGCCCTCGTCGGCGAGCCGGTTGAGCGCGGCCTGGCAGAGGCCCGTCTGCTCGTCCGGTGTCATCGCGTCGTCCACGCACAACGCCCGCGCCAGTGTGCCGACGGCCTCCTCCGCGCCGACCGGCCCGGCCGGATCGTAGCCCCGCAGGTGAAGGAAGACGGCGCCCCCGGGGAACCACCCCCGCGCCATGGCCCGGTGGGCGACATGGAGGGCCAGAGCGGTCTTGCCGATGCCGGGCAGTCCGGACAGCACCGAGACGACGGTGGCGGCTCGCGCCCGGGACGAGGGGGCGAGCAGCGCAAGTACGGCCTCGGCTTCCTTCTCCCGGCCGGCCAGGTGCGTCGGCTCCGCGGGGAGCCGCAGCATCGGCGACGGGTCCGCGGCGCCCGACGCGCAGACCATGTTGCCGCTGCCGCTGATCTGGATGACATGGCCGTGTCCGGATGCCGTGGCGGCCTGTGCCTGCCCGGCCGTGGTCCTACCGATCACCACGCTCGAAACCTGTCGTACGGTCGTTCCCGCCGACCTGGGTGACACGGGCCCGGCCCGATGCCGTGGCGCGCTGCGTCACTCTGCCTGGGCGCTCCTCGGGAACGGCGTGCCCGAGGCCTCGGTGCCCCGCGACCTGGGTGACCCGGGCGGCATCCGATGCTGTGGCCTCCTGCTGCACCGCCTGCCCGCCGGGCCCGGGAGGGTGCGGCGTCTCAGGCGAGAGGTTGTCCGGAGGGACGGAGCCGGGGCGCCGCTCGTTCCCCGCCCACCAGCCGGCCGCCCCTCCGACCAGCGTGGCCACCGTCGTCGCGAACGCCGTCGCCACCGCCCACCGGTCGGCGTCCGCCCGGGGGAGGAAGCCGAACGGAGCGGCCCGTGCCGACCACAGACAGATCACGAACGAACCGGCCCCCGCGAACACCGTGACGGCCCAACGCCTCGCGCGTTGCATGCGTTCCCCCTTGTCTCGACGCGTGATGTCAGAGGTACAGCGGGAAACGGCCCACCGGGAGCAAAACATGGAAAGCACGGACAGAGCCGCCCTCTTCGGGTAGCTCACGATCCGAGCCGCGTCCACAGCGGTCCCGTGGCAATGCCGTGCTTCGCCGGCTTCGTCTGCTCTCGTTCGGCGTGCAGGGCCGGGCCACTACTGGAGGGCGTGAACCGCGGCTGCGAACAGCGGGGGCATCCGGGACGCAGCGGGGACGATGAGGCGGGCGGTGCCGGGACGGCGGCTCGCGGCCAGCAGGGCCCCGGTCAGCAGCCGGTGTCGTCGGGTCAGCCGCACCCAGGCACGCTCGTACTCGTCCGGCCGGCCGTCGGCCAGGCAGCGGACGGCGGCCCCGGCCGTCGCCAGCGCGAGGGCGATGCCCTCGCCGGTGAGGGCGTCCAGGTAGCCTGCGGCGTCGCCGACGAGCAGGACACGGCCGGCGGTTCTGCGCCGCACCCGCTGTCGCAGCGGTCCGGCGCCGCGTACCCGAGTCGCGGCCGGGCCGCGCAGCGAGGCGGTGAGCGTCGGGAAGGCGGCCAGGTGCCCGTCGTACCCGCGGCGGTCACGGCTGAGGATCGCGACGCCCACCAGGTCGTCGTCGACCGGTGTCACATAGGCCTCGCCGTGCCGTGACCAGTGGACCTCCACGAAGTCCGTCCACGGCTCGGCGCGGTAGTGCCGGCGCAGTCCGTAGCGACCATGGGGGCGGCCCGGCAGTTCCAGCCCCAGGCCACGGCGCACCGGGGAGTGCAGGCCGTCGGCGGCGATCAGCCAACGGGCCGTGATTCCCGCGGCGGTGACCGTGTCCGTGCTCTGGTACACCTCGCCCACCTTGCCCGGCAGCATGCGCACGCCGAGGTCGAGGGCGCGCTGGTGCAGCGCGGAGTGCAGCGTCGTACGGCGGACTCCCAGCCCGTTGCCGCCGCGGAAGGGCGCGTCGGCGCGGGCGGTGCCGTCCAGGTAGCGGATGCCTCGCAGTGCGCGGCCGGTGACCTCGACGCCCAGTGTGCGCAACGCGGCTACACCGCCGGGCATGACGCCTTCTCCGCAGGCCTTGTCCACGGGCGAGGTCCGGGGCTCGACGACGACGGCCTCCAGGCCGGCGAGCGCGGCGTGGACGGCGGCGGCCAGGCCGGCCGGTCCGCCGCCGGCCACCAGGACGTCGATCACGCCGGAGCGGTCGTGGTCGGAGCGGTCGTGGTCGGCGCAGTCGCGGCGGCCAGCGCCCGGTTCTCACAGCGGATGCGCACGGTGAGCAGGGCGGCGTTGAGCACCGTGAACAGGGCCGCGGTGACCCAGGCGGTGTGGACGAGCGGCAGG
The sequence above is a segment of the Streptomyces asoensis genome. Coding sequences within it:
- a CDS encoding NAD(P)/FAD-dependent oxidoreductase; this encodes MIDVLVAGGGPAGLAAAVHAALAGLEAVVVEPRTSPVDKACGEGVMPGGVAALRTLGVEVTGRALRGIRYLDGTARADAPFRGGNGLGVRRTTLHSALHQRALDLGVRMLPGKVGEVYQSTDTVTAAGITARWLIAADGLHSPVRRGLGLELPGRPHGRYGLRRHYRAEPWTDFVEVHWSRHGEAYVTPVDDDLVGVAILSRDRRGYDGHLAAFPTLTASLRGPAATRVRGAGPLRQRVRRRTAGRVLLVGDAAGYLDALTGEGIALALATAGAAVRCLADGRPDEYERAWVRLTRRHRLLTGALLAASRRPGTARLIVPAASRMPPLFAAAVHALQ
- a CDS encoding tetratricopeptide repeat protein; translated protein: MVIGRTTAGQAQAATASGHGHVIQISGSGNMVCASGAADPSPMLRLPAEPTHLAGREKEAEAVLALLAPSSRARAATVVSVLSGLPGIGKTALALHVAHRAMARGWFPGGAVFLHLRGYDPAGPVGAEEAVGTLARALCVDDAMTPDEQTGLCQAALNRLADEGRAVLLIADDASSAAQIERLVPARSEHRLLVTSRHLLTGPSLRARLIGLDELTPRGAADLIAEALRYARPDDPRPQREADALADLAGHCGHHPLALQIAASLLTTDAGRPIAALAADLADAHTRLDVLCYEDGGHTTAVQAAFRLSYRRLLPHHRQVFRQLALNPGPDISTGAAAALWGRSAARTRDALAALARAGLLAEQPVGSERWRMHDLLRVYAATLVESDSAKWRTAAFTRLLKHCQDLAHAANAHLHTYDDGPLPSGFRDRAHAVQWLEEERANLVALIVRAAATGHPRAVLDLQEKMRLFLLGRGSYAADAVTAAQLAVDCAREIGHPCCEATALYYLSEALPNSGRLPEAVEAATRSLDISRARGDRQRQVSALTNLGSSLRRAQRFEEAAEAHAESLALSQELGDQGCIGKALMGLADTLHDTHRYREAADVLTETVRHFSEMGDWHHEGLQLMRLGDTLFAMKQSTEAVDTYRRALVLYQERGDEHHQAIAMQHLWAVSDMSLEETVDNYERLVNICHKVCDRALEAVALNALGNRLQQLGRYDEAVTAHRGAAAIHEERDEESLLITVLDDLGIALRAAGRLTEAAEVHEREVALFRARGDRHKEAEALKRLATTLKCGRRRLEATEAHVRAVGIYHELEDTWCERRALSDLGLPVRDTPRADKAMALYTWVLANLPENDGLDQEIRILLALGAAQQRAGRITAALRSWASLTRIMQRLLDEGNEQAPKQYWGALKHLVKACLHLFRPLPIPMLSSCRTLEMLTRRSRGRSPSTARRKKSLPDA
- a CDS encoding response regulator transcription factor — its product is MNTSRPRGSGRPLLTRTDGAPLRVLVVDDDPDLAEVLSGALRYDGWEVRTAGDGVSAVAEARELLPDAIVLDVMLPDTDGFAVLRSLRAVRPDVCVLFLTARDAVEDRIAGITAGGDDYVTKPFSLEEVVARLRGLLRRAGMARQLAEGPRLTVGDLVMDEEAREVTRGGELVELSPTEFELLRFLMRNPRRVLSKAQILDRVWSYDFGGQAHVVELYISYLRRKVDAGRPPMIHTVRGAGYVLKPVAR
- a CDS encoding sensor histidine kinase; the protein is MRARLTTGLVVLLAVSCAAVGVAAVVELNGFLTGRLDQQLRDAGERFPASLEHGGTLPSDHDGDGDGDKDGDGDGDTRRQTVGTFGARLVGDTVTNAAVVGSGAGTGAGAGAGALDVALDAADRRTLASVPTDGRGHTIDLSALDDYRVMAVQGRDGDVLITGLPTESVEATVHRLELVAAVVFGAALVVAGFAGALWVRWSLRPLSRVAATATKVSRLPLSSGEVGLWPRAPEADPRSEVGRVADAFNTMLGHVEDALTKRHASEERLRSFAADASHELRTPVASIRGHAELALLHPGPVPQKVARALERIEAEAARMGEMVDDLLLLARLDAGRPLERLPVDLTRLVLDAVTDAQAAGPGHRWTLELSEEPVTVTGDAHRLHQVLANLLANARLHTPVGSTITISLETDDGMAVLKVHDDGPGVAADVQPRVFERFTHGDRRRTEGVESGTGTGLGLSIVAAVAEAHGGGVALESAPGSTTFTVRVPAAKG
- a CDS encoding GNAT family N-acetyltransferase; this encodes MRNTLLMNSGITPRGGPITIRRAVARDAKRLTRLVRGSRAYEGPYAPMVADYRVGPDYIETHRVFVAVAADEHHSPVLGFYSLVLAPPELDLLFVADGAQGRGIGRLLVAHMKSEARAAELDRVLVVSHPPAEGFYRSEGAVRTGTASANPPAVAWDRPEFEFLIPPEVATAHGNAFE